The sequence ttatcacaaattcGGCCGATGCATAGGCCAGATGTGGGGCAAATACAAGGTGAAATGTCCTATGTGTTTGACTACATATACTTGTTGAAGGAGCATTACGAATGTCAACCTCAATAGATTGCTCATGTCTTGCCAAGAACACTCTTGAATTTATGCAATGTGCCCAAGCCAGTCCCAAAGCTGGACTCACCCGTCTGCCTGATGTGTCCAGGGACTCCAAGTTTCCCAACCTCACCCCATTCACTCCATGATGTGGCCCAATAAAATCCACCACTTGGTTGGTGACAACCACCGCCAACCCATACTTATTTGCTAAACCCTTCAATGTCCCAGATATGTTGAAGAACATTTCAGACCGCCGTTTCAAATCTGCCGGTGTTGTCTGATACTGTGATCGGAACAATGCAGCAATGGAATCAATGACAATGAGTTTCACAGGTAGGCGGGTGTGATCAATGGCAATAAATGCTTCTATGTCTCCAAGGACATGGATGAGTTCTTGAGCATCATGAACACCATGAACATATATGTCTTCCAATGGCTCCAACCTTATTAAGTTGGGGTATGATGCATGATAAAGGTTGCCTAGTTGTTGCAATCGACGAAATGGGAAGCTGAATTCTGTGAATATGTAGATGGAGGAGCCCCCTAGTCCGCCATGTGAGGGTGGGA is a genomic window of Prunus dulcis unplaced genomic scaffold, ALMONDv2, whole genome shotgun sequence containing:
- the LOC117613669 gene encoding DNA repair protein XRCC3 homolog encodes the protein MTPQNLMLLPLSTPKLSIGCPILDHCLGGGIPCNSITELVGESGSGKTQLCLQLTVRAQLPPSHGGLGGSSIYIFTEFSFPFRRLQQLGNLYHASYPNLIRLEPLEDIYVHGVHDAQELIHVLGDIEAFIAIDHTRLPVKLIVIDSIAALFRSQYQTTPADLKRRSEMFFNISGTLKGLANKYGLAVVVTNQVVDFIGPHHGVNGVRLGNLESLDTSGRRVSPALGLAWAHCINSRVFLARHEQSIEVDIRNAPSTSICSQTHRTFHLVFAPHLAYASAEFVIKKEGIVGVSQ